In the Elusimicrobiota bacterium genome, AAGACGCGAACCCAGTCTTGAACGTTAAAATGGCCATCGGTAAACGAAGTCCCCCAGTTCCCATTCAATTGACGTCGCAAAATCAAACATCCTTTCACACCGGGCCGCTTCTTCCACATATGACCCAACGTCTGAAGAATTTCCCCGGCCTCAAGTTTCGTCGCCATGACTTGGACGAGCGCAAACCGATTTTGTAATCGTTCCAATCGATCCTGACACTCTCCCTTTTCTTTTAATACCGTTTCATGAACACGCAACACCTTCGCTTTCTGCTCCAGGAGAGTTGATTGTCGACGGTTAAATTCTCGGGAAAGAGCCCTTTGCGCGCGGCGAAAGAAAACAGGGACCAGGATGGCTGCCCCGTAAACACCCCAGTGAAAAACCAAATCGACGCCGCCACGGGACTGCGTGGCGGCGTGCGCCAGGGCCAGGCCCGCTAACAGGACAGCGGTGAGATAGCATTTGCCATTCTGAATAAGGAGGCATCCCCACAAAACCGGGACCACTCCCCAGAACAATAAGGCGTGAGCCAGACTGATGTCAAACCGAATAGGCTCGAACACGATTGCGTCCACCCCTTTTGGCGGCGTAGAGGGCTTCGTCGGAGCGACGGATCATTTCTTCCTCGTTGGTCACGTCGTTGGATAAGGTGGCCACCCCCGCGGAGAGGGTGACTTTGATGCTTTTTTGTCCCCACCGGAACGGGGTCGCCGCAATGGTTTTGACCAATCGCTGCGTAAATCGAAGGGCATCGGCACCACGCGTGGAAGGCATGATCACCACAAATTCCTCTCCGCCGTAACGGGCCACAAAATCGGTTTCCCGTGCCTGGGCCATCACCAGCCGGGACAACCACCGCAACACCTCATCCCCGATGTGATGCCCGTGGGCGTCGTTCACTTTTTTAAAATGATCGATGTCCAGGATCACCAGGGAAAAAGGGCGTCCGTTGTGGCGTGCCTTTCGAAATTCCTCCAACAATCGCTCATTAAAATAACCGCGCGTAAAGACACCGGTTAACTCATCTGAAATGGCCAGAGCTTCTGTCTGACTGAATCGCTCTGTGTTCCCCAACGCCAATGAAATCAAGTCGGATCCAATGGAAGCCAGGCGAAGGTCATGAATATGAAAAGGGTGGCGGGGCTGCTTGGATTCCATAGAGATCCATCCCAGAAAACTTTCCCGCCCTTTCACAGGAAGGCAAATAAAAAGGCCGGGTTCCCAGGTGGGGACTGTTGACGTTCGGGAAGAGAGAAGGCGTGGTTGTCCCCATTGAAGCACCTTCATTCCCCATTCATCGGTGGGATCGGGGACATCCGGTTTAGGAAAAAGATGGAGCCCCACACGCGCTTTAGGAAACATGGCCCCCAAACCGGCCTGCACACGTTGAAGCAGCTCGTCCCGATGGTAAGGTCCCACCAAATCATCGGTAAAGAGCTGCAGGCGGTCAAACGCATTGATTCGGGCGTGACTGTCCTCAATAACCGTTTTCGCGTTTTCCACATTGGATTGGAGTCGTGACAAATCCAGTTCGAGTCCATCCCATTCTTCTTGGAATCGGTTCCAAGTGACTTCCCGCTGACGGTCAAACGCCCCGAGAACCCAGAAAACGACCCACACCAAGAGTCCATGCATGGGGTAAAGAACGCGGGCCCACGGAGTTAAAGAAAAAAAGAATCCCCCCAGAGCCACCGAACTGGCCAAGAGCGCTCCGCCAAAAGCCCAACCCAAGCCCCCCCCCAAATAGAGAAAAAACTCCAGCGCGAGGAATAGAGGAAACAATTCAGTGGCGGCGTAGGGACCTTTGATCATGGCCCAAAGAATGGCCCCGCCAAAAAGAGGAAGCCCCACCGGGCCCATCAGGAGGGAAACCAACTGAACCCGAGACGATCGTGCCCCCGGGAAAAAAAACAACAGGGGTTGTGGTTCCGTTAAGGACATGCGGCAGCCTCTGACTCCAAAAAAATTTCACACAAGGGGACTCTCCTCAACAACAAAAGAGCGCGGCCCTCCAGTGAATGCGGAGGGCTGGGGAACCCTGCTCTTAGGAATACACCGTTCCCCGGACAGCTTTCGTGCCGTATTAGTATAAGCCAATAGGAAAATAATTCAAGGGATTTTTTGAGCGAACTTAGAAAATAGGTATTACTTACAGCGGGACATAAAAAAGATGGGGCAAT is a window encoding:
- a CDS encoding GGDEF domain-containing protein, whose translation is MSLTEPQPLLFFFPGARSSRVQLVSLLMGPVGLPLFGGAILWAMIKGPYAATELFPLFLALEFFLYLGGGLGWAFGGALLASSVALGGFFFSLTPWARVLYPMHGLLVWVVFWVLGAFDRQREVTWNRFQEEWDGLELDLSRLQSNVENAKTVIEDSHARINAFDRLQLFTDDLVGPYHRDELLQRVQAGLGAMFPKARVGLHLFPKPDVPDPTDEWGMKVLQWGQPRLLSSRTSTVPTWEPGLFICLPVKGRESFLGWISMESKQPRHPFHIHDLRLASIGSDLISLALGNTERFSQTEALAISDELTGVFTRGYFNERLLEEFRKARHNGRPFSLVILDIDHFKKVNDAHGHHIGDEVLRWLSRLVMAQARETDFVARYGGEEFVVIMPSTRGADALRFTQRLVKTIAATPFRWGQKSIKVTLSAGVATLSNDVTNEEEMIRRSDEALYAAKRGGRNRVRAYSV